A single genomic interval of Alteromonas sp. CI.11.F.A3 harbors:
- a CDS encoding HD domain-containing protein — translation METVQFRQMKDGTKEEYLFLTKHEDEYAKGLPDRILEALKNLENTLSGYQVSRLGHSLQSATRAEADGADEEMIVAALIHDLGDDLAPHNHSQYAASILRPYVRPEVTWIINQHGLFQNVYYAHFLGGDPNEREYLKDHPWYQACVDFCEKWDQSSFDPDYPTKPLSHFEPLVRKIFSRTAFDPKYVGEQTMGKSAVDIAMSGTSE, via the coding sequence ATGGAAACTGTTCAATTTCGCCAGATGAAAGACGGAACAAAAGAAGAGTATTTGTTTCTTACCAAACATGAAGATGAATACGCGAAAGGCTTGCCCGATAGAATATTGGAAGCGCTGAAAAATTTAGAGAACACCTTATCAGGCTATCAGGTTTCACGACTTGGACACTCACTGCAATCAGCAACCCGCGCTGAAGCCGATGGCGCTGATGAGGAAATGATTGTAGCGGCACTTATTCATGATCTTGGTGATGACTTAGCGCCGCACAATCACTCGCAATACGCGGCATCGATTTTACGCCCCTATGTGCGACCTGAAGTGACTTGGATTATTAATCAGCATGGATTATTTCAAAACGTGTATTACGCCCATTTTTTAGGTGGCGATCCGAATGAACGAGAGTATTTAAAAGACCACCCTTGGTATCAAGCCTGTGTAGATTTTTGTGAAAAGTGGGATCAATCATCATTCGACCCTGACTACCCTACAAAACCACTTTCACACTTCGAGCCATTGGTTAGAAAGATATTTTCTAGAACGGCATTCGACCCCAAATATGTGGGTGAACAAACCATGGGTAAAAGTGCTGTTGATATCGCCATGTCTGGAACTAGTGAGTAA
- a CDS encoding TauD/TfdA family dioxygenase — MQQIDYIINEANASVSATVNGQHYPLPALWLRERCQDSENLDKTTKQRFFDPHQLDENVSLIKVEKKHNTLANLTFSDGYSGEYDLNEFAADFDVWDGAPNDIPWKSDVDKSLFHIDLATLKSEAGLMKGIEIFLTYGALIVDNVPTESDAVLEVANLFGHVRETNFGKHFEVFTRPNSNDLAYRSVPLGPHTDNPYRNPMPGIQLLHCLENQTTEGLSTLVDSLSVLEQLKKEDPEGFALLCKVPVRYRYYDNDVDLIERRTMIESDPSGRITGIAYSPRLDYLPLLQDEEMVIFHRARKRLGQLLCSPEYEWRFRLEPGQLQMFHNTRVLHGRTGFDPSEGRRHLQGAYIDIDAPKGRYNALKRRQGSMHTNDAVETTSTHGEFEIANTKATAETAKMRG, encoded by the coding sequence GTGCAGCAAATAGACTATATTATCAACGAAGCGAATGCTTCTGTGTCAGCGACTGTAAATGGACAACACTATCCTTTACCCGCGTTATGGCTTCGTGAGCGTTGCCAAGATTCAGAAAACCTTGATAAAACCACCAAGCAACGCTTTTTCGACCCACATCAGTTAGATGAAAATGTGTCGCTTATTAAGGTAGAAAAGAAGCACAATACGCTTGCTAACCTAACGTTCAGTGACGGGTATTCTGGTGAGTACGATTTGAATGAGTTCGCTGCCGACTTCGACGTTTGGGATGGCGCGCCTAACGATATTCCGTGGAAAAGCGATGTGGACAAATCGTTATTTCATATTGATTTAGCCACGTTGAAATCGGAAGCGGGGTTAATGAAAGGAATAGAAATATTCTTAACCTACGGGGCGCTAATTGTTGATAACGTGCCTACTGAATCAGACGCGGTATTAGAAGTAGCAAATTTATTTGGCCATGTGAGAGAAACTAACTTTGGTAAACACTTCGAGGTTTTCACCCGTCCAAACTCTAACGATCTTGCTTATCGTTCAGTGCCTTTAGGGCCGCATACCGATAACCCTTACCGAAACCCCATGCCGGGTATTCAACTTCTGCATTGTTTAGAAAACCAAACGACAGAAGGCTTGTCCACACTGGTTGATAGTTTGTCGGTGCTTGAGCAGTTGAAAAAGGAAGATCCCGAGGGTTTCGCATTGCTTTGCAAGGTACCTGTTCGTTACCGTTATTATGACAACGATGTTGATCTGATAGAAAGACGTACCATGATTGAATCTGACCCTAGCGGCAGAATTACGGGGATCGCTTATAGCCCGCGACTCGACTATTTGCCGCTATTACAAGATGAAGAAATGGTTATATTTCATCGTGCCCGTAAACGTCTGGGACAGTTGTTGTGTTCGCCTGAATATGAGTGGCGTTTCAGATTAGAGCCCGGTCAATTGCAGATGTTTCATAACACCCGTGTGTTACACGGGCGCACAGGGTTTGACCCTAGTGAAGGGCGTCGTCACCTGCAAGGCGCTTACATAGATATTGATGCACCAAAAGGCCGATACAATGCGCTTAAAAGAAGGCAAGGTTCTATGCATACCAACGATGCGGTTGAAACAACAAGTACTCACGGTGAGTTTGAAATAGCGAATACCAAGGCCACAGCAGAAACAGCAAAAATGAGAGGTTAA
- a CDS encoding LysR family transcriptional regulator — MMKESELPTLNGLLCFEATVRHGSMTLAAEDLGITQPLVSQRIRALEDVVGGILIDRSKKPVTPTVEGLKYYNELRGSTSSILRATNNAREDFRETKTKISISAYFGFAFHWIMPRLQRLQQAFPDYLFEIQPTNSLSDLTTAHADILFHFSSKIGKYQFETMLIPEIVFPVCSPEFAAKYHLKSGQLLSDLRNLPLLHKDVDDSRWLNWQRWAQALSVKPSTSPISFRYNNYPLIVEAAIGGHGLCLGWEGLINPFIEEGKLIELGPRLKSETRGYQICSDQYANFAIGNVIKWFIKEVEQD, encoded by the coding sequence ATGATGAAAGAATCTGAGCTACCTACACTTAACGGCTTATTGTGTTTTGAAGCTACAGTACGACATGGCTCTATGACATTAGCAGCTGAAGATCTTGGTATTACACAACCGCTGGTGTCTCAAAGAATTCGTGCACTGGAAGATGTGGTAGGTGGTATCTTAATTGATCGTAGTAAGAAACCCGTTACACCTACGGTTGAAGGGCTTAAGTATTACAACGAGTTAAGAGGCTCTACATCATCTATTCTGCGTGCTACCAATAACGCACGAGAAGATTTTCGTGAAACAAAAACTAAAATTTCTATTAGCGCCTATTTTGGTTTTGCCTTTCATTGGATAATGCCTAGGCTACAGCGATTACAACAAGCTTTTCCTGATTATCTTTTCGAAATCCAACCAACCAACAGTTTAAGTGACCTTACCACTGCACATGCAGATATATTATTTCACTTTTCATCAAAGATTGGTAAATATCAGTTTGAAACGATGTTAATCCCTGAGATAGTTTTCCCCGTCTGCTCACCTGAATTCGCAGCCAAATACCACTTAAAAAGCGGCCAACTACTCAGTGATTTGAGAAACCTCCCGCTACTACACAAGGACGTAGATGATTCCCGTTGGCTAAATTGGCAACGGTGGGCCCAAGCATTAAGCGTTAAGCCTTCCACAAGCCCTATTTCTTTTCGGTATAACAATTACCCTCTTATTGTTGAAGCCGCCATTGGCGGGCACGGCCTCTGCTTAGGATGGGAAGGGTTAATAAACCCTTTTATTGAAGAAGGTAAACTTATTGAATTAGGGCCGCGATTAAAATCTGAAACTCGGGGATATCAGATTTGTTCAGATCAATACGCAAACTTTGCCATAGGTAATGTAATAAAGTGGTTTATTAAAGAAGTGGAGCAAGACTAG
- a CDS encoding NADPH-dependent FMN reductase: MTKLLAFSGSTRNGSFNQAILTVAAEGARESGAKVTVVNLADYPMPIFNEDEERASGVPENARAFKQLLTEHDGFLIASPEYNSSYPALLKNAIDWATRMEEGDKPMQAFRGKTAGIMAASAGGLGGMRVLVVLRMLLANIGVTVLPAQLAVAKVNTLMDDSGVVTDEKTIKQLKNLGKQTAELTMKMTAQVL; the protein is encoded by the coding sequence ATGACGAAGTTACTCGCTTTTTCTGGCAGCACACGGAACGGCTCATTTAACCAAGCAATACTCACGGTTGCTGCTGAAGGAGCACGGGAGTCGGGTGCCAAAGTGACTGTTGTAAATCTAGCCGACTACCCAATGCCTATCTTTAATGAAGATGAAGAGCGTGCATCTGGCGTTCCAGAAAATGCGAGAGCCTTCAAGCAACTGTTAACTGAGCATGATGGTTTCTTAATTGCTTCTCCAGAGTACAATTCGAGTTATCCTGCATTGCTTAAAAATGCCATAGATTGGGCCACTCGCATGGAAGAAGGTGATAAACCTATGCAGGCTTTCAGAGGTAAAACGGCAGGTATTATGGCTGCATCTGCCGGCGGTTTGGGTGGAATGAGAGTGCTAGTGGTTCTGCGTATGCTGTTGGCAAACATTGGTGTAACGGTGTTACCTGCACAACTTGCTGTGGCAAAAGTAAATACCTTGATGGACGACAGTGGGGTAGTTACCGATGAGAAAACCATCAAACAACTTAAAAATTTAGGTAAACAAACCGCTGAATTAACAATGAAGATGACAGCACAGGTTCTATAA